The Pochonia chlamydosporia 170 chromosome 1, whole genome shotgun sequence genome window below encodes:
- a CDS encoding nicotinamide mononucleotide adenylyl transferase (similar to Metarhizium robertsii ARSEF 23 XP_007818328.1) has translation MASDFPVKSMTPEGYVFPSHRLRRTCDPNKVPLVLVSLRLHSCICACFLWPGIMHGMKVRFEVVGGYLSPVSDAYKKKGLAPAHHRIQMCEIAVENTSKWLMVDPWEAENPTYIPTARVLDHFDYEINHVMGGVECSDGSRKPAKIVLLAGADLIQTISTPDIWDAKDVDHILGNFGVFVLERTGTELDSALASLKPWEKNIHVIRQVDPSASRQLPMHQTLTDDPPRS, from the exons ATGGCTTCCGACTTTCCCGTCAAAAGTATGACGCCTGAGGGCTACGTTTTCCCCTCCCACCGGCTTCGGCGCACATGCGACCCTAACAAAGTGCCCCTCGTCCTTGTC TCTCTCCGATTACATTCTTGCATCTGCGCATGTTTCCTATGGCCAGGGATCATGCACGGAATGAAGGTAA GATTCGAAGTAGTCGGCGGCTATCTGTCGCCCGTGTCCGACGCCTACAAAAAGAAGGGTCTAGCACCGGCACATCATCGAATTCAAATGTGCGAAATCGCTGTCGAAAATACTTCCAAATGGCTCATGGTTGATCCGTGGGAGGCGGAGAATCCGACATACATCCCCACTGCCCGTGTCTTGGACCACTTTGACTACGAGATCAATCATGTCATGGGTGGTGTTGAATGCTCCGACGGCTCTCGAAAGCCGGCAAAGATTGTCCTGCTGGCCGGTGCCGATCTGATACAGACCATTAGTACTCCCGATATCTGGGATGCCAAAGATGTGGACCATATTCTTGGTAACTTTGGTGTCTTTGTCCTGGAACGAACGGGAACTGAGCTAGACTCGGCTTTGGCATCGCTGAAGCCTTGGGAGAAGAACATCCATGTTATCCGACAGGTAGACCCATCCGCATCACGCCAGTTAccaatgcaccagacactgACAGATGATCCCCCAAGGTCGTAA
- a CDS encoding endonuclease/exonuclease/phosphatase family protein (similar to Neosartorya fischeri NRRL 181 XP_001263522.1) yields MKTFASLAAALGAATSIAAVSIAEINGNKFLSPFQDKDVTGVTGLVTAVAKDGIYLRSTKPDDDPATSEGLFVYSSTIGGQVKKGDIISLNGLVKEYRSNKDYIYLTELTKPSKVVVVSSGNQVKPLVIGVDTLQPPNKEYSSLDKGGIFGVPNAVATISEANPVLDPTAYGLDFWESLVGELVTIQNAYLVSRPNKYGDVWVRGNYTVTGINGHGGLTMLEGDANPEAIVVGSPIDGSKNPTDTKMGDYMGDITGVVYNGFGTYRVLPLNAIKTITPSSPDFPAVSFSSSGNCRGITVADYNAENLAPNSTHLPSVVDQIIHKLRTPDLIFLQEVQDNSGPTNDGVTSANVTLSTLTQGIEQKSGVKYSFVEVAPVDGQDGGEPGGNIRCAYLYRPDVVELHKPNPGSSTDENQVVDGPGIKYNPGRIGITDANFEATRKPLVAMWKPVKGTNKVFFTVNVHFSSKGGSTGLHGDPRPPVNKGVEKRTGQMELTAKFIADILAKDPKARIITAGDFNEFTQVQPLKTFTSKSGLVDLDEVVGLAEAERYTYLFDQNSEALDHMYVSKGLGKGAQVEHLHLNTWQDFEGQTSDHDPSVAKLNVCGC; encoded by the exons ATGAAGACGTTTGCTTCGTTGGCTGCTGCTCTCGGTGCGGCCACGTCCATCGCTGCGGTGAGCATTGCCGAAATCAATGGGAATAAGTTCTTGTCGCCGTTTCAAGATAAAGACGTTACTGGTGTGACGGGTCTGGTTACGGCTGTGGCAAAGGACGGTATTTACTTGCGGTCTACGAAGCCGGATGATGATCCTGCTACCTCGGAGGGCTTGTTTGTGTATAGCAGCACTATTGGCGGGCAGGTTAAGAAGGGTGATATCATCAGTCTGAATGGACTGGTCAAGGAGTATCG GTCTAACAAGGACTACATTTATCTGACTGAACTTACGAAGCCGTCCAAGGTGGTTGTCGTCTCGTCGGGCAACCAGGTCAAGCCGCTTGTTATCGGCGTTGATACCCTCCAGCCTCCGAATAAGGAGTATTCCAGCCTCGACAAGGGCGGTATATTCGGCGTTCCTAATGCCGTTGCGACTATTTCCGAGGCGAATCCTGTGCTGGACCCCACGGCGTATGGGTTGGACTTTTGGGAGAGTCTGGTAGGCGAGTTGGTTACCATTCAGAATGCGTACCTTGTCAGCAGGCCGAACAAGTATGGTGATGTGTGGGTGAGGGGGAATTATACCGTGACTGGTATCAACGGCCATGGTGGTTTGACGATGCTCGAAGGTG ATGCCAATCCTGAAGCCATCGTCGTTGGATCCCCCATCGACGGCTCCAAGAACCCGACAGACACCAAAATGGGCGACTACATGGGCGACATCACCGGCGTCGTGTACAACGGCTTCGGCACCTACCGCGTGCTCCctctcaacgccatcaagaCAATCACCCCTTCATCGCCCGACTTCCCAGCCGTGTCGTTCTCCTCCTCCGGCAACTGTAGGGGCATCACCGTCGCAGACTACAACGCGGAGAACCTGGCCCCCAACTCAACACACCTCCCCAGCGTCGTCGATCAAATCATCCACAAGCTGCGCACCCCagacctcatcttcctccaggAAGTCCAGGACAACTCTGGTCCCACCAACGACGGCGTCACCTCCGCCAACGTCACGCTGTCAACGTTAACACAGGGCATCGAGCAAAAGTCCGGCGTCAAGTACAGCTTCGTCGAGGTCGCCCCCGTGGACGGCCAAGACGGCGGCGAACCGGGCGGTAACATCCGCTGCGCGTACCTCTACCGTCCTGATGTCGTGGAGCTGCACAAGCCGAACCCGGGAAGCAGCACCGACGAGAACCAGGTCGTGGATGGGCCGGGTATCAAGTACAACCCCGGGAGGATTGGGATAACGGATGCCAACTTCGAGGCTACGCGCAAGCCGCTCGTTGCGATGTGGAAGCCCGTCAAGGGGACGAACAAGGTGTTTTTCACGGTGAATGTTCATTTCAGCAGCAAGGGCGGCTCGACGGGTTTGCATGGTGACCCGCGTCCTCCTGTGAATAAGGGCGTGGAGAAGCGCACCGGACAGATGGAACTTACTGCT AAATTCATTGCGGACATCCTCGCCAAGGATCCCAAGGCGCGGATCATTACGGCCGGTGACTTTAACGAATTCACGCAGGTCCAGCCGCTCAAGACGTTTACCTCCAAGTCTGGCCTTGTTGATCTGGACGAGGTGGTTGGTCTGGCGGAGGCTGAGCGCTACACCTACCTGTTTGATCAGAATAGCGAGGCCTTGGACCACATGTATGTTAGTAAGGGGCTGGGTAAGGGTGCGCAGGTTGAGCATCTGCATCTGAATACCTGGCAGGATTTCGAGGGACAGACGTCAGACCATGACCCGAGTGTTGCGAAGCTCAATGTCTGTGGGTGTTAG
- a CDS encoding C6 transcription factor (similar to Metarhizium acridum CQMa 102 XP_007809007.1), whose translation MLRSASRWVLGKGLPSLDNEEKGFPPVDHHHQTFDPAANASRPLTIITTDESALVPPRDKLLVFRSLTGIDTVPTVSNAGHATRAAPNLGIYPRVVKAEAKASRSFNVYNIIVNFCLGTQIIVAAALTALGAANGSRVAVTAFGAINTIIAGFLTYLKGSGMPQRLKYIQDEFKAVREFIEQREREFCLADCALDPIVEASIINEMYQDAKQNLEGNNKTPGGKQGGRREHGKESSTISSMLGQRLSKLSESTGSTRVPGPGSGSEKM comes from the coding sequence ATGCTACGCAGCGCATCTCGCTGGGTCCTAGGCAAAGGCCTCCCTTCTCTCGACAACGAAGAAAAGGGCTTCCCACCCGtcgaccaccaccaccaaacatTCGACCCAGCCGCCAACGCAAGCCGGCccctcaccatcatcacgaCCGACGAAAGCGCCCTCGTCCCCCCGCGGGacaagctcctcgtcttccgCTCCCTCACCGGCATCGACACCGTCCCCACGGTCTCCAACGCCGGCCACGCCACCCGCGCCGCCCCCAACCTAGGCATATACCCTCGCGTCGTCAAGGCCGAGGCCAAAGCATCCCGCAGCTTCAACGTATACAACATCATTGTCAATTTCTGCCTCGGCACGCAAATCATCGTTGCGGCCGCGCTGACGGCCCTCGGCGCCGCCAACGGGTCCCGTGTGGCGGTCACGGCTTTTGGGGCCATCAACACTATTATCGCTGGGTTTCTGACCTACCTCAAGGGGTCGGGCATGCCGCAGCGCCTCAAGTATATACAGGATGAGTTCAAGGCCGTGAGGGAGTTCATCGAGCAGCGGGAGCGGGAGTTTTGTTTGGCGGATTGTGCGTTGGATCCGATTGTGGAGGCTAGTATCATCAATGAGATGTATCAGGATGCGAAGCAGAATTTGGAGGGGAATAATAAGACGCCCGGGGGGAAGCAGGGCGGTAGGCGTGAGCATGGCAAGGAATCGAGTACTATTTCGTCGATGCTGGGGCAGAGGTTGTCCAAGCTGTCTGAGTCGACGGGCTCGACTAGAGTGCCGGGACCGGGATCGGGATCGGAAAAGATGTGA
- a CDS encoding glycoside hydrolase family 92 protein (similar to Togninia minima UCRPA7 XP_007911554.1), with translation MPSRKRSAPEPSTNRRRSGRLSTSAQKSSYFEDSDSDNKAPAKKPRRASGQRKSVSKQADEDQYEEDTADEDHEEVDDEADEDDDDAPRKVEIIPLIKMRDTGGVEYEDNKIHKNTLLFLKDLKANNQRSWLKSHDDEYRRALKDWESFVEATTQTLIEVDETIPELPVKDVIFRIYRDVRFSKIKTPYKPHFSAAWSRTGRKGPYACYYIHCEPGSSFIGGGLWHPEAEFIHKLRRSIDRHPDRWRRTFDDPLFRRAFFPNVKANAGPEAVIKAFVQKNQENALKKRPMGYETTHRDIELLKLRNYTVGTKIDADMLAKNTAQDKVKDIMRGLAGFVSFLNSVIMPDLGVDDESSEDEEDDGE, from the exons ATGCCGTCTCGTAAAAGATCAGCACCAGAGCCGAGCACCAATCGAAGAAGGTCTGGTCGATTGTCTACCTCTGCACAAAAGAGCTCCTACTTTGAAGACTCAGACTCAGATAATAAAGCGCCGGCCAAGAAGCCACGCCGGGCGTCAGGACAGAGGAAATCAGTTTCAAAACAAGCCGATGAAGACCAATACGAAGAGGACACTGCCGATGAGGACCATGAAGAAGTGGATGACGAGgccgacgaagacgatgatgacgccCCAAGAAAGGTGGAAATCATCCCCTTGATAAAGATGAGAGACACGGGAGGCGTGGAATATGAGGATAACAAAATACACAAAAACACATTGCTTTTCCTCAAAGATTTGAAGGCGAATAACCAGAGGTCGTGGCTGAAAT CACATGACGACGAATACCGACGAGCTCTCAAAGATTGGGAGTCATTTGTGGAGGCCACTACACAAACACTCATCGAAGTAGACGAGACCATTCCTGAGTTACCTGTCAAAGATGTCATTTTTCGTATCTACAGAGACGTTCGATTCAGCAAGATCAAGACGCCATACAAG cctcactTCTCAGCTGCCTGGTCAAGGACAGGCAGGAAGGGACCCTACGCATGTTACTACATCCACTGCGAGCCTGGATCGTCATtcatcggcggcggcctcTGGCACCCTGAGGCAGAATTCATCCACAAGCTCCGACGCAGCATCGATAGACATCCTGATAGATGGCGTCGGACGTTTGATGATCCGTTATTCAGAAGGGCGTTTTTTCCGAATGTCAAGGCGAATGCTGGTCCGGAGGCGGTGATAAAGGCGTTTGTGCAGAAAAATCAAGAGAATGCGCTCAAGAAACGGCCAATG GGCTATGAGACTACGCATAGGGATATCGAGCTTTTGAAGCTGCGCAACTATACCGTCGGAACCAAAATCGATGCGGATATGCTTGCCAAGAATACCGCACAGGACAAGGTGAAGGACATTATGCGTGGCCTCGCTGGATTT GTCTCATTTTTGAATAGCGTGATTATGCCGGATCtaggtgttgatgacgagagtagtgaggatgaggaagacgatgggGAGTAA
- a CDS encoding delta 8-(E)-sphingolipid desaturase (similar to Pyrenophora tritici-repentis Pt-1C-BFP XP_001933967.1) — MSRDQILSAEAVDSMIANGDTIVIFEEYVLRLNSWLDRHPGGRLAILHMVGRDATDEITAYHTERTLRTMKAYRIGRKPMGPWTNRTPPIRGGVFQTGTQSDIVPDKSEAQLLALDQEKDFVDEGYGSGISRVASRDMSHRSSPDPELEYATGSQLNLEQPVPRGKAPHLGDDTIKSKKPIRRHKATEPQLALNPEEWTEWAIQQGKVTDGRDFPALESDIQGDIALKYRLLHRRIQDEGLYNCPYIEYGKEMARYTTLFGLFLFTLYHGWFMTSAVFLGLFWHQIMFTAHDAGHRAITTIFAVDTLIGLFIADFCCGLSMGWWKSSHNEHDPDIQNLPLFATCPSFFKSLRSSYYDFTFVWDAAAEFLVPFQKYTYYPVMGIARFNLYLLSWHHVLSAKSSSLGSSKAWWIRPTEIAFMSCYWFIFGYLLLWRTLPTWTIRVAFVLVSHIVTMPLHVQITLSHWGMSTSDLGEDESFPQRQLRTTLDVDCPAWLDFIHGGLQFQAIHHLFPRVPRHNLRKVQVMVREFCADTGIPYSILGFMDGNRKVIGRLEQVSEQVKILVNCQKYMAETGESGLH; from the exons ATGAGCCGCGATCAGATTCTGTCCGCGGAGGCGGTCGATTCAATGATTGCGAACGGAGATACCATTGTCATTTTCGAAGAATATGTTCTCCGTCTCAATTCCTGGTTAGATCGCCATCCAGGTGGTCGCCTTGCCATCTTGCACATGGTCGGAAGAGATGCCACTGATGAAATTACAGC GTACCACACTGAACGCACTTTAAGAACCATGAAGGCATACCGGATCGGCCGGAAGCCAATGGGTCCCTGGACCAACCGCACACCACCAATCAGAGGTGGTGTGTTCCAGACAGGAACCCAATCAGATATTGTGCCTGACAAATCGGAGGCTCAGTTATTAGCATTAGATCAGGAGAAGgactttgttgatgagggtTACGGCAGTGGTATTAGTAGAGTTGCCTCCCGCGACATGTCCCACAGATCAAGTCCCGATCCCGAACTAGAATATGCAACTGGCAGCCAACTCAACTTGGAACAGCCCGTACCACGTGGCAAAGCTCCTCATTTGGGGGACGACACCATCAAAAGCAAGAAACCTATTCGCCGGCACAAGGCTACCGAACCTCAACTTGCTTTGAACCCCGAAGAATGGACCGAGTGGGCCATTCAACAGGGCAAGGTGACTGACGGCCGAGACTTTCCTGCGCTGGAGTCTGATATCCAAGGAGATATTGCTCTCAAGTACAGACTCTTGCATCGTCGTATCCAAGATGAGGGTCTTTACAACTGCCCGTACATCGAGTATGGCAAGGAGATGGCTCGCTACACGACCCTGTTCGGCTTATTTCTCTTCACACTCTACCATGGCTGGTTCATGACTTCTGCTGTcttccttggcctcttctgG CACCAAATCATGTTTACGGCCCATGATGCTGGACATCGGGCGATTACGACGATCTTTGCTGTTGACACTCTCATTGGTTTATTTATTGCCGACTTCTGCTGCGGGCTGTCCATGGGCTGGTGGAAGAGCAGCCATAAT GAACACGATCCTGATATTCAAAACCTCCCTCTCTTCGCGACATGCCCTTCATTCTTCAAGTCCCTTCGCTCGAGCTACTATGACTTTACATTCGTTTGGGACGCCGCGGCTGAATTCCTCGTCCCCTTCCAGAAGTATACCTACTACCCTGTTATGGGTATTGCCCGCTTCAACCTTTATCTTCTCTCGTGGCACCACGTTCTTTCTGCCAAATCATCCTCCCTAGGAAGCAGCAAGGCATGGTGGATTCGTCCCACCGAGATTGCCTTCATGTCCTGCTACTGGTTCATATTCGGCTACCTCCTGCTCTGGCGCACTCTACCAACATGGACCATCCGCGTGGCATTTGTCCTAGTTTCGCACATTGTTACTATGCCTCTGCACGTCCAGATTACCCTTTCGCACTGGGGCATGTCTACATCCGACCTTGGCGAGGACGAATCTTTCCCCCAACGACAGTTGCGAACGACCCTTGATGTTGATTGCCCTGCTTGGCTAGACTTTATTCATGGCGGTTTACAATTCCAGGCCATTCACCACCTGTTTCCCCGAGTACCGCGCCACAACCTGCGTAAGGTTCAGGTCATGGTTAGAGAATTCTGCGCAGACACTGGTATCCCCTATTCGATCCTGGGATTCATGGACGGAAACCGCAAAGTCATTGGTCGATTGGAGCAAGTCAGTGAGCAGGTCAAAATACTGGTCAACTGCCAAAAGTACATGGCCGAGACTGGGGAGAGCGGGTTGCATTGA
- a CDS encoding oxidoreductase (similar to Colletotrichum gloeosporioides Nara gc5 XP_007278258.1) yields MPSQLSSFHEGEDAMRNMLHVPAGRNPTAPGLPMPYAMRVRQSPLVALGTLDSQGRPWTTIWGGERGFAGPVAQGVLGFNSAVDMRYDPVFEALWTNQGDGGIVRPNDGQGKMMAGLAIDLETRDRVKLAGVMVAGAVVKDGDEGVGDVQAAMVVTESLGNCPKYLNKKDVVRHDPGSALLVSDELPLPREALDLVYKADMIFVSSTNGETMDTNHRGGSPGFVRVVKNEGGQVELVYPEFSGNRLYQTLGNLKVNPLIGIVIPDYDTANVLYLTGRAEILVGKEASSLLARTQLAVKITVSAARFVKAGLPFRGAQGEYSPYNPPLRHLISEKNDPQAVNSARADITATLIDRQVLSPSINTFTFKLASTSGQPLPKWEAGQHVSLDFEPELGFGYAHMRDEDPQSINDDFIRTFTVSSPPGWKDDEFQITARRHGPATGLLWRRNIRAPLDIPVLGFGGETKFRLPVQTGTEKPVYVAGGVGITPILAQARRVLDAGVELSLLWGLRGEDLGLAVDTFDRIPGLAGVTKLFVTGGEGDEEMVRKLKEAGVVMERRRIGQDDVKGYMGEKRKFYLCAGPRLLELLNRWLNGEEVVWEDFGY; encoded by the exons atgccGTCTCAACTATCGTCCTTCCACGAGGGCGAAGACGCCATGCGGAACATGCTCCACGTACCTGCTGGCAGAAATCCGACCGCTCCGGGCCTACCGATGCCGTATGCCATGCGTGTCCGGCAGTCACCACTCGTTGCACTAGGAACACTCGACAGCCAGGGTCGCCCGTGGACAACAATCTGGGGTGGTGAACGGGGATTTGCAGGTCCAGTCGCACAGGGAGTGTTGGGCTTCAACAGCGCAGTTGACATGCGCTATGATCCTGTATTCGAGGCGTTGTGGACGAACCAAGGAGATGGTGGAATCGTACGGCCCAACGACGGGCAGGGCAAGATGATGGCCGGTTTGGCGATTGATCTGGAGACGAGGGACCGTGTGAAACTGGCGGGTGTGATGGTTGCGGGGGCGGTGGTGAAGGACGGTGATGAGGGTGTGGGTGATGTTCAGGCcgcgatggtggtgacggaGAGTCTGGGCAATTGCCCcaagtatttgaacaagaaggatgTGGTGAGGCATGATCCTGGGAGCGCGTTGCTTGTGAGTGATGAGCTGCCGCTGCCGAGGGAGGCGCTGGATCTGGTGTACAAGGCGGACATGATTTTTGTGTCGAGCACGAATGGGGAGACGATGGATACGAATCATAGGGGTGGGAGTCCTGGGTTTGTGAGGGTGGTGAAGAATGAGGGTGGACAGGTGGAATTGGTGTATCCAGAAT TCTCTGGAAACAGATTATACCAAACACTAGGCAACCTCAAAGTAAACCCCCTAATCGGCATAGTCATCCCCGACTACGATACAGCAAACGTGCTCTACCTCACAGGTCGAGCAGAAATCCTAGTCGGAAAGGAAGCGTCGTCCCTCCTCGCAAGAACCCAACTAGCCGTCAAGATCACCGTCTCAGCAGCCCGCTTCGTCAAGGCAGGTCTACCCTTCCGCGGCGCGCAAGGCGAATACTCGCCATACAACCCACCCCTTCGACACTTGATTTCCGAGAAGAACGATCCCCAGGCAGTCAACTCAGCGCGGGCAGACATCACTGCCACCCTCATCGACCGCCAGGTCCTATCaccctccatcaacaccttcACATTCAAACTTGCTTCGACCAGCGGACAACCACTGCCGAAGTGGGAAGCAGGACAACATGTTTCACTTGACTTTGAGCCAGAATTGGGCTTCGGGTACGCACACATGCGGGATGAGGATCCGCAAAGCATAAACGACGACTTTATACGTACCTTTACCGTATCCAGTCCGCCGGGCTGGAAAGACGACGAGTTTCAAATCACGGCGCGGAGACACGGTCCCGCAACGGGACTTTTATGGAGGCGAAATATACGAGCGCCGCTTGATATTCCTGTGCTTGGGTTCGGCGGCGAGACCAAGTTTAGATTACCTGTGCAGACGGGGACAGAGAAACCGGTTTATGTAGCGGGTGGAGTTGGGATAACGCCGATTCTGGCACAGGCGAGACGAGTGTTGGATGCGGGTGTAGAGTTGAGTTTGCTGTGGGGTTTGAGGGGTGAGGATTTAGGTCTTGCGGTGGACACGTTTGACAGGATTCCTGGCTTGGCTGGAGTGACGAAGCTGTTTGTTACGGGAGGGGAGGGCGATGAGGAGATGGTGcgcaagttgaaggaggcaggcgtggtgatggagaggaggagaatcGGACAAGATGATGTGAAAGGGTATATGGGCGAGAAGAGAAAGTTTTACTTGTGTGCTGGGCCGAGAttgctggagttgttgaatAGGTGGCTGAATGGTGAGGAGGTGGTTTGGGAAGACTTTGGATATTGA
- a CDS encoding pheromone-regulated membrane protein (similar to Colletotrichum gloeosporioides Nara gc5 XP_007285871.1), protein MGCASNRKKQTREFADQKWDYINLQDFKAKGCGPGFAYTYLWFMLIISIAVYAVDSFTAVNLLAFNKWSSKIDPAIPFDVSKWIFSVCILLSFVNLAFEGVRAFRVMRRGNVAECFLDSLAVRWESIRFGSGQGWRRFLVFAELTKSKKGSEYVALFTYFSFKSWIRVIFCSGPRQVVNGLTLRSVYVAKLAPTATSVDGAILGFFDKVKVLASEDYQQAVILSGMCFTFVIWVFSALFLLMAVLFYVFFLFHWIPRADGGLRGYCERKVNKKLLRIVTTKVNKALAKGQANRYKAELELAKKNGEKGPYMDHKATLPTIPNVQPGMDDSLPQMPTFGRDEKTATLPVYSSRPGTPGSIELSSMDGRRPMQRTGTSGSLSSYSSNAPLVSSAADMGYSRSQSPAPSLADFDLKNGFGPPTRPGTSNSQRSFSSGRPGYGPMANGSTGTPLRTITASPALTESNLPSYPGPTRTPTNGSMGSNYGAPPPVSRSNTGPVAYQPQSGSYQPYNPYSGNGGRESPAPSFRSNGVPPPQVRSMTGPAGSIAPPRRGPGPQQYPPQRNMTAPIPPRGPLSGQSQGMSPSYQTGQYGYDVESQQNRGYY, encoded by the exons ATGGGCTGCGCAAGCAATCGAAAAAAGCAAACTCGAGAGTTCGCCGATCAGAAATGGGATTATATTAACCTGCAAGACTTCAAGGCCAAGGGCTGCGGCCCAGGATTTGCTTACACCTATTTGTGGTTTATGCTGATTATTTCAATTGCCGTCTATGCCGTCGACAGCTTTACCGCTGTGAATTTACTCGCATTCAACAAATGGTCGTCCAAGATCGATCCAGCCATTCCATTTGACGTTTCCAAATGGATCTTCTCCGTCTGCATCCTCCTTTCCTTCGTTAACCTCGCCTTTGAGGGAGTACGGGCCTTCCGCGTTATGAGGCGCGGTAATGTGGCTGAATGTTTCCTCGACAGTTTGGCAGTCCGTTGGGAGTCGATTCGTTTCGGTtctggtcaaggttggaGAAGATTCTTGGTCTTTGCCGAGCTGACCAAGAGTAAAAAAGGCTCTGAATATGTCGCTCTGTTTACTTACTTCAGTTTTAAAT CATGGATTCGAGTCATCTTCTGCTCTGGTCCTCGCCAGGTAGTCAACGGTTTGACGCTGAGGTCTGTGTATGTTGCGAAACTAGCGCCTACGGCCACCAGTGTGGATGGAGCCATTCTGGGCTTCTtcgacaaggtcaaggtgcTCGCTTCCGAGGATTACCAACAAGCGGTCATCTTGTCGGGCATGTGTTTTACTTTCGTCATCTGGGTCTTTTCGGCCTTGTTCCTGCTGATGGCCGTGTTATTCTAcgttttcttcctcttccattGGATCCCACGCGCCGATGGCGGTTTGAGAGGATACTGTGAGCGGAAAGTCAACAAGAAACTATTACGCATTGTCACCACAAAGGTCAACAAAGCCCTTGCCAAGGGCCAAGCCAACAGATATAAAGCTGAACTGgaattggccaagaaaaacGGCGAGAAGGGACCGTATATGGATCACAAGGCTACACTGCCCACAATACCCAATGTTCAACCTGGCATGGATGACAGCCTCCCTCAAATGCCTACTTTCGGGCGCGACGAGAAGACAGCTACTCTTCCGGTATACTCATCCCGCCCAGGCACACCTGGCAGTATCGAATTGAGCTCGATGGATGGCAGGCGGCCGATGCAGAGAACCGGCACCTCGGGCTCGCTTTCCAGTTACTCCTCCAACGCCCCCTTGGTATCTTCTGCTGCAGATATGGGATACTCCCGGTCGCAGTCGCCCGCTCCCAGTCTTGCCGATTTTGACCTTAAAAACGGGTTCGGCCCGCCAACTCGACCTGGTACATCAAACTCGCAACGAAGCTTCTCCAGTGGCAGACCGGGGTACGGACCAATGGCAAATGGTTCAACAGGTACTCCTCTGAGGACCATCACTGCCAGTCCCGCGCTGACGGAGAGCAACTTGCCTTCGTATCCCGGTCCTACAAGAACGCCGACGAATGGTTCAATGGGGAGCAATTATGGCGCACCACCGCCTGTCAGCCGGAGTAACACAGGGCCTGTTGCGTACCAACCACAAAGCGGTTCGTACCAGCCATACAATCCCTACTCTGGCAATGGTGGCCGGGAAAGCCCGGCTCCATCATTTCGAAGCAACGGCGTGCCTCCACCCCAGGTTCGCAGCATGACGGGACCAGCAGGGTCAATTGCGCCTCCTAGAAGAGGACCTGGCCCTCAGCAGTATCCTCCACAGAGAAATATGACTGCGCCGATACCGCCTAGGGGTCCGCTAAGCGGACAATCTCAAGGCATGTCACCGAGCTATCAGACAGGACAATACGGATATGATGTTGAATCACAGCAAAACCGTGGATATTATTAA